In Capsicum annuum cultivar UCD-10X-F1 chromosome 11, UCD10Xv1.1, whole genome shotgun sequence, one genomic interval encodes:
- the LOC107847340 gene encoding LOW QUALITY PROTEIN: putative disease resistance RPP13-like protein 1 (The sequence of the model RefSeq protein was modified relative to this genomic sequence to represent the inferred CDS: inserted 1 base in 1 codon; deleted 2 bases in 1 codon) produces the protein MEIGLAVGGAFLSSALNVLFDRLAPHGDLLNMFQKNKHDVRLLKKLKMTLVGLQAVLSDAESKQASNPHVSQWLNELRDAVEGAENLMEEVNYEALRLKVEGQLRNLAETNNQQVSYLNLSLSDDYFLNIKEKLEDTIETLELLEKQIGRLGLQKYSGKKIETRTPATSVVESDVFGRQNEIERLIDRLTSKEESEKNLTVVPIVGXGGVGKTTLAKAAYDHKKVTDHFGLKAWFCVSEAYDAFGITKGLLQELRSFDKDDNNPNQLQVKLKERLKGERFLIVLDDVRNDNYKKWDDLRNIFVQGDIGSKIIVTTRKESVALMMGSWAINVGILSSEASWALFKRHSLENRDPPKEHPELEEVGKQIADKCKGLPLALKALAGSLCCKSEMDEWTDVLRSEIWDSNDILPALMLSYNDLPAHLKQCFAFCAIYPKDYQFCKEQVTHLWIANGLVQKLHSGNQYLNELRSRSLFERVPESSERDGGKFLMHDLVNDLAHIASSKLCVRLEECQGSHMLEQSRHLSYSMGRGGEFKKLNPLSKSEQLRTLLPISIQHYGGIPLSKRVLHNIFPRLTSLRALSLSRYGIVELPDALFIKLKLLRFLDLSRTKIKKLPDSICVLYNLETLFLSDCNYLEELPLQMEEIINLRRLDISNTSRLKMPLHLCKLKSLRVLVGAKFLLGGPCDWRMEDLSEAHYLYGSLSILELQNVVDRREAQKANMREKNHVEKLSLDWSESDADNSQTERDILDELRPHTNIKELQIYRYRGTQFPNWLADCSFLKLVKLSLSNCKDCFSLPALGQLPCLKFLSIREMHRITEVTQEFYGSPSSEKPFNSLEKLEFAKMPEWKQWHVLGKGECPALQKLSIDDCPMLMGKLPENLCSLIELRISRCPELNVEMPIQLSSVKRFEVDGSPKAGVVFDEAELFTSQLEGMKQIVKLDISDCNSLTSLPISTLPNTLKTLRMWHCWKLKLEAPDSSTMISNMFLEELSLIECDSISSPELVPRARKLLIEDFQNLTRFLIPSGTETLNIGFCENLEILSVACGTQMTSLNILYCKKLKRLPERMRYLEAKG, from the exons ATGGAGATTGGCTTAGCAGTTGGTGGTGCATTTCTCTCTTCAGCTTTGAATGTTCTCTTTGATAGGCTTGCTCCTCATGGTGATCTGCTCAACATGTTTCAGAAGAACAAGCATGATGTTCGACTCTTAAAGAAGCTGAAAATGACTTTGGTTGGCCTTCAGGCTGTGTTAAGTGACGCAGAGAGTAAGCAGGCATCAAATCCACACGTGAGCCAGTGGCTTAATGAACTTCGAGATGCTGTTGAAGGAGCTGAAAACTTAATGGAAGAAGTCAATTATGAGGCTTTGAGGCTTAAGGTGGAAGGTCAACTTCGAAATCTTGCAGAAACAAACAACCAGCAAGTAAGTTACCTCAACCTGAGCTTGAGTGATGATTATTTTCTTAACATAAAGGAGAAGTTGGAAGACACCATTGAAACATTGGAGTTGTTGGAAAAGCAAATTGGTCGCCTTGGCTTACAAAAGTATTCGGGTaaaaaaatagaaactagaaCACCTGCAACTTCTGTGGTTGAATCCGATGTCTTTGGTAGGCAGAATGAAATAGAGCGATTGATTGACCGTTTAACGTCTAaagaggaaagtgaaaaaaatctgACTGTTGTCCCTATTGTTG ATGGGGGCGTGGGCAAGACAACACTTGCTAAAGCTGCTTACGACCATAAGAAGGTGACAGATCATTTTGGCTTGAAAGCTTGGTTTTGTGTTTCTGAGGCATATGATGCTTTCGGAATAACAAAAGGGTTACTTCAAGAACTTCGCTCATTTGAC AAGGATGATAACAATCCTAATCAGCTACAAGTCaaattgaaggaaagattaaAGGGGGAAAGGTTTCTCATTGTTCTGGATGATGTGCGGAATGACAACTACAAGAAGTGGGATGACTTGAGGAATATTTTTGTTCAAGGAGATATTGGAAGTAAGATCATTGTGACGACTCGTAAAGAGAGTGTTGCCTTGATGATGGGTAGTTGGGCAATCAACGTGGGGATTCTGTCTAGTGAAGCCTCTTGGGCTTTATTCAAACGACATTCTCTAGAAAATAGGGATCCTCCAAAGGAACATCCAGAACTTGAAGAAGTTGGAAAACAAATTGCAGACAAGTGCAAAGGATTGCCTTTAGCTTTAAAGGCACTTGCTGGTAGTTTATGCTGCAAATCAGAGATGGATGAGTGGACAGACGTTTTAAGAAGTGAAATATGGGATTCGAATGATATACTACCAGCTTTGATGTTGAGCTACAATGATCTTCCAGCACATTTGAAGCAATGTTTTGCCTTTTGTGCTATATATCCCAAAGATTATCAATTTTGCAAAGAACAAGTTACTCACCTGTGGATTGCTAATGGTCTTGTTCAGAAGTTGCATTCTGGTAATCAATACCTTAACGAGTTGAGATCAAGATCATTGTTCGAAAGGGTCCCAGAGTCTTCTGAAAGAGATGGAGGGAAATTCTTAATGCATGATCTTGTCAATGATTTGGCCCATATTGCATCTTCGAAACTCTGTGTCAGGTTGGAAGAGTGCCAAGGATCTCATATGTTGGAACAAAGTCGGCACTTGTCCTATTCAATGGGGAGAGGTGGTGAATTTAAGAAATTGAATCCGCTCTCCAAGTCAGAGCAGCTGAGGACATTGCTTCCAATCAGTATCCAACACTATGGTGGAATTCCTCTAAGCAAGAGGGTGCTGCATAACATATTTCCAAGGCTAACATCCCTAAGGGCATTATCATTGTCACGTTATGGGATTGTGGAGCTTCCGGATGCTTTGTTTATCAAATTAAAGCTCCTCAGATTTTTGGACCTTTCTCGAACAAAGATTAAAAAGTTGCCAGATTCCATTTGTGTACTGTATAATTTAGAGACACTCTTCCTATCAGATTGTAATTATCTTGAGGAGTTACCGCTGCAGATGGAAGAGATAATCAACTTGCGTCGTCTTGACATTAGCAACACTTCTCGTTTGAAGATGCCGCTACATCTGTGCAAGTTGAAAAGCCTCCGAGTGCTAGTGGGAGCTAAGTTTCTTCTAGGTGGCCCCTGTGATTGGAGAATGGAAGATTTGAGTGAAGCACATTACTTGTATGGATCTCTATCAATTTTAGAGCTGCAAAATGTGGTTGATAGAAGGGAAGCTCAGAAGGCAAACATGAGAGAGAAGAATCATGTTGAAAAGTTATCATTGGATTGGAGTGAAAGTGATGCTGACAATTCACAAACCGAAAGAGACATACTTGATGAGCTACGCCCACACACAAACATAAAAGAACTCCAAATCTACAGATATAGAGGGACACAATTTCCAAATTGGCTAGCTGATTGTTCGTTTCTTAAGCTAGTGAAATTGTCTCTTAGCAACTGCAAGGACTGTTTTTCCTTGCCAGCACTAGGACAACTTCCTTGTTTGAAATTCCTTTCCATTAGAGAGATGCATCGAATAACAGAGGTGACTCAGGAATTCTATGGTAGTCCGTCCTCCGAAAAGCCTTTTAACTCTCTTGAGAAGCTTGAATTTGCAAAGATGCCTGAGTGGAAGCAGTGGCACGTATTAGGGAAGGGAGAGTGTCCTGCACTTCAGAAGCTTTCCATTGATGATTGCCCTATGTTGATGGGAAAGTTGCCTGAAAATCTTTGTTCTCTGATAGAACTGAGAATCTCAAGATGTCCTGAACTCAATGTGGAGATGCCCATCCAACTTTCAAGTGTAAAAAGGTTTGAAGTTGATGGTTCTCCTAAGGCTGGAGTTGTCTTTGATGAAGCTGAACTGTTTACATCCCAACTTGAGGGAATGAAGCAGATTGTGAAATTAGATATTAGTGATTGCAACTCTCTTACCTCCTTGCCTATTAGCACTCTTCCGAATACGTTGAAGACATTAAGGATGTGGCATTGCTGGAAATTGAAATTGGAGGCACCTGATAGTAGTACGATGATTTCTAACATGTTTCTGGAGGAATTGAGTTTGATTGAATGTGATTCTATATCATCACCTGAGTTGGTCCCAAGAGCACGCAAATTGTTGATAGAGGATTTCCAAAACCTTACTAGGTTTTTGATTCCTAGTGGGACTGAAACACTCAATATTGGGTTTTGTGAGAATCTTGAAATACTTTCGGTGGCATGTGGGACCCAGATGACGTCATTGAATATTTTGTATTGCAAGAAGCTGAAGCGGCTGCCAGAACGTATGAGGTATCTTGAAGCAAAAGGTTAA
- the LOC107847343 gene encoding uncharacterized protein LOC107847343, translating to MGRKDGTLYINPSNFGSLQKPCAKEMVSFLNCLTLNHNKDEKCGRVAKTESPGVASIITCKGLTGEGILLCRIPYSGCEPD from the exons ATGGGCCGCAAAGATGGCACCTTATATATTAACCCAAGTAACTTTGGAAGCCTCCAAAAACCTTGCGCGAAAGAAATGGTGTCATTTCTTAATTGTTTGACTTTAAATCACAACAAGGACGAGAAATGTGGCAG AGTGGCAAAAACAGAAAGCCCTGGGGTAGCATCAATTATCACCTGCAAAGGCTTAACAGGGGAAGGAA TTCTTTTGTGCAGAATTCCATATTCCGGATGTGAACCTGACTAA
- the LOC107848674 gene encoding uncharacterized protein LOC107848674 — protein sequence MAKNQQDLATHFPAQINKKKKSTIGGQQKKEELEKEVAELRKMLNHEQKVHEFLEKVYQRKDDSSFNIPNYLPPKMKELLAELAMVENEIAKLEGQISKIQCDVNKEKENNNNNDDQENNKSKQGLNNKILLSSYNSLPPNPNKFKGLNDNQKLPFETKALHFISKAIKGDYGLNDFRINNEKLLLQQPMKSSSKVIVDNQEDENQFHQQVRTFGERISKKSGMIKTPSPLREPRNPTPRRERNAEIPKFMSTPMHELQPKIMQSPIPTEEDTIHRWPPNKLSENIMKCLVFIFIRLLRTTRAMELEKSGPIASRSSNFSMSFRVHHEPNSKSSTSTSLLIQQKDSRQQDPYGIFDSEESIPRDIGPYKNLVIFGSTSMEAKCISNSNSIPLFQKLKFMMNSLQNVDLRLLNYQQKLAFWINMYNACIMHGFLQHGLPSSSTPEKLLSLMNKATLNIGGNIINAHAIEHFILRKPVNSPAKEVNRKGEIKNDKESILRELHGLESYDPNVMFALCCGTRSSPAVKIYTSDGVIGELEKSKLEYLQASLIVTSNKKIAMPELLLRNIHDFAQDLDSLVEWICQQLPTSGSLRKSIVDCFKGLHGGKASTIVEKIPYDFEFQYLLSA from the exons ATGGCAAAAAACCAACAAGATTTGGCAACTCATTTTCCAGCACAAATTAAT aaaaagaaaaagagtactaTTGGAggacaacaaaagaaagaagaacttGAAAAAGAG GTTGCTGAGCTTAGAAAAATGTTGAATCATGAACAAAAAGTGCATGAATTTTTGGAGAAGGTGTATCAAAGAAAAGATGATTCATCTTTCAACATTCCAAATTATCTTCCTCCTAAG ATGAAGGAATTATTAGCAGAACTAGCCATGGTTGAAAATGAAATAGCAAAATTGGAAGGCCAAATAAGCAAGATTCAATGTGATGTGAacaaagagaaagaaaacaacaacaacaatgatgatcaagaaaataataaatccaAACAAGGACttaacaacaagatattattaTCTTCATATAATTCATTACCGCCAAATCCAAATAAATTCAAAGGTCTAAATGATAATCAAAAACTCCCATTTGAGACAAAGGCATTGCATTTCATTAGCAAAGCTATTAAAGGTGATTATGGTCTTAATGACTTTAGAATAAATAATGAGAAATTATTATTACAACAACCAATGAAGTCATCATCAAAAGTTATTGTTGATAATCAAGAAGATGAAAATCAATTTCATCAACAAGTTAGAACATTTGGAGAAAGGATTTCAAAGAAAAGTGGGATGATCAAGACTCCTTCACCTCTAAGAGAACCAAGAAATCCAACACCTAGG AGAGAAAGAAATGCAGAAATACCTAAATTCATGTCAACTCCAATGCATGAACTTCAACCAAAAATCATGCAAAGTCCAATTCCAACAGAAGAAGACACAATACATAGATGGCCACCAAATAAATTATCAGAAAACATTATGAAATGTTTGGTGTTCATTTTTATAAGGTTACTTAGAACAACACGTGCAATGGAGTTAGAAAAATCTGGTCCAATTGCAAGTAGATCAAGCAATTTTTCAATGAGTTTTAGGGTTCATCATGAGCCTAATTCAAAAAGTAGTACTAGTACAAGTCTTTTGATTCAACAAAAAGATTCAAGACAACAAGATCCATATGGTATTTTTGATTCAGAAGAGTCAATTCCAAGAGATATTGGACCTTACAAGAACTTGGTTAtatttggatcaacttcaatggAGGCTAAATGCatctcaaactctaactccaTTCCTCTATTTCAAAAACTCAA GTTTATGATGAACAGTCTACAAAATGTAGATTTAAGATTGCTTAATTACCAACAAAAGCTAGCTTTCTGGATCAACATGTACAACGCTTGCATCATGCAT ggatttcttcaacatggacttCCTTCTAGTTCTACACCAGAAAAGTTGTTGTCACTTATGAATAAG GCAACTTTAAACATTGGTGGAAATATAATAAATGCACACGCCATTGAACATTTTATCTTGAGAAAACCAGTAAATTCACCTGCAAAAGAG GTGAATAGAAAAGgtgaaataaagaatgataaaGAAAGTATACTACGTGAGTTGCATGGACTTGAATCATATGATCCAAATGTCATGTTTGCCTTGTGTTGTGGCACACGTTCTTCTCCAGCA gTGAAGATATACACAAGTGATGGAGTTATAGGTGAATTGGAAAAATCAAAATTGGAATATTTACAAGCTTCACTAATAGTAACAAGCAACAAGAAGATAGCAATGCCAGAACTTTTGTTAAGAAACATTCATGATTTTGCACAAGATTTGGATTCATTAGTAGAATGGATTTGTCAACAATTGCCAACATCTGGTTCATTGAGAAAATCCATTGTTGATTGCTTCAAGGGCCTTCATGGAGGAAAAGCATCCACTATTGTTGAGAAAATACCTTACGATTTCGAGTTTCAGTATTTGTTATCTGCATAA
- the LOC107848477 gene encoding uncharacterized protein LOC107848477 produces the protein MFFPSSMRRSPADLKDKWRNLLRASCRRLQSRRGVDAKKKHRMRSIPQSVLNRVRELAVIYPHSKQRRSRISSTASRASSSNV, from the exons ATGTTTTTCCCATCCTCAATGCGTCGTAGTCCAGCTGATCTGAAG GACAAATGGCGGAATCTTTTGAGGGCTAGCTGTCGAAGATTGCAGAGCCGGAGAGGG GTTGATGCAAAGAAGAAGCACCGCATGCGCTCGATTCCTCAGAGTGTGTTGAACCGCGTTCGAGAGCTTGCTGTCATCTATCCACATTCGAAGCAACGTagatcaagaatctcatcaaCTGCATCCCGCGCCTCTTCTTCGAACGTGTAG